A region of the Polynucleobacter asymbioticus genome:
TGATTTGGTTGCCACGCCTTGATACTGCACAATTGATTCATCACATGCCAAACTCTACAGTCATGATGGGCGTGCCTACGTTTTACGTTCGACTGCTTGCAGATAAAGGCTTCAATAAAAATGTCGCTCGTAACATGCGCCTGTTTGTCTCAGGTTCTGCGCCATTGTTAACTGAAACATTTAATTCTTTCAAAGAAGTGATTGGTCAGCCTATCCTTGAGCGTTACGGCATGAGCGAAACCGTGATGCTGGTTTCCAATCCATACAAAGGTAATCGGGTCGGTGGTTCAGTTGGATTGCCTTTGCCGGGCGTGAAGGTTCGCGTAGTTGATGAAAACAACAAGCCTTGTGGCGTTGATGAAATCGGTAGCATTCAAGTTAAAGGCCCGAATATATTTAAGGGCTACTGGCGCATGCCAGAAAAAACCGCAGAAGAATTTACTAAAGACGGTTGGTTTAAGACTGGTGACGTAGGTCGTTGGGGTGGTGATGCGAATGGTGGTAAAGCGCCTAAGGATTATCTCTGCATCGTTGGTCGCAGCAAGGATTTAATTATCTCTGGCGGCTACAACGTTTACCCGAAAGAAATCGAAAGTTTCATCGATGATATGGAAGGTGTGGATGAAAGTGCTGTGATCGGCGTCCCACATCCTGATTTTGGCGAAGCCGTGATGGCGGTGGTCGTGCCAAAGGCTGGAGCTAAATTAGATGCGCAGGCCATGATCGCCACATTAAAAACGCAGATTGCGAATTTCAAGATTCCAAAGCGTTTAGAAATTGTGTCTGACTTACCTCGCAATGCTATGGGTAAAGTGCAGAAGAACATTCTGCGTCAGCAATACACCAACTAAGGGTAGTCGGTCTTCTAAAAACCAAATGCCTTGCGGCTTTCATTAAACATGAAGGCTGCAAGCATGAATAGCATCACACCAAAAATACGTTTGAGTTGAGCCACATTCAGCTTTCTGGCCATTTTTGCGCCAAGCGGGGCGGTGAATATGCTGACCGCCACAATGCAAAGTACTGCTGGCACGTAAACAAATCCTAAAGATCCTTCTGGAAGATGAGGATTGCCCCAACTGCCATACATGTAGCCGATTGTTGCAGCGGCAGCAATCGGAAATCCTAAGCCAGAGGAGCTTGCCATCGCAGTGTGTGGTTTTACATTGCACCAAAGCATAAATGGAACGGTAATAAAGGCTCCACCTGCCCCAACTAAGCTTGCAATCACACCTGTAAGTGCTCCAAATGAAAAAAGACCCATGGCGCCTGGTAACTCTCTTCCAGCCGAAGGTTTTTTATTGATGATCATTTGGATCGAGGTGTACACAATAAAAATGGCAAAGAATAGCGATAGCCAGGAGGTATTGATTGCTTCGAAAATCTCACTACCACCAACAAGGCTGCCAATCACTAGACCGGGACTGAGAGCAGCAACTAGTTTCCAGTCAATGGAATTGTGTTTATGGTGAGCCCAAATCGCTGAGGTAGTTGTAAAAAGAATAGTTGCCATCCCAGTAGCAATGGCCATATGCACGATGATATTTTGACCGAACCCCAAATGATTAAAGACTACGATCATGAAGGGAACCAAAATCATCCCACCGCCAATACCAAGCAGTCCAGCAAGAAAACCAGAGATGCTGCCGCACAACATCAACATCAGGATGTCGGCTATTGACATGAATTCCCCGCCTTAGCCGCTAGGCCGTCATCCTGAACCCTAAGGTTCAAGGTGGAGCGGCTACTCTGTTTCGGGTGCACTAAGAACTCCAGGGAGTGAACAGCGCGAAGCTGCCACTGTGAAGATTCGAAACGCTCACGCCCACAGTGTAAAGATCGCTCCTGATGCTTGCGCATCGGTTCAAGGAACTATTGGCCTTGGCGAACCAGGCAGGGAAAGGGTTTGCATCAGAGCATCCACTTGATCTTCCAGGGAGTGAATCTCTCTCTGGAGGCGAGCAATTTCTTCTGGATCGGAATGCGATGAGGCGCTTTGTAC
Encoded here:
- a CDS encoding malonate--CoA ligase, which encodes MNLYSLLEKGFPKDKQACALETHDGLYYSWSDLERATSKMANLLKSLKLPAGSRIAVQVEKSPEALFLYLATVKAGYVYLPLNTAYQAAEIQYFLENAEPAVVVCSSKNFSWVSKVAFKAGTKHVFTLDEDRKGTLLERAAGQSDQFKTVAVKDDDLAAILYTSGTTGRSKGAMLTHKNLGSNAQVLQKFWGWKKGDVLLHALPIFHVHGLFVAAHGALINGSKMIWLPRLDTAQLIHHMPNSTVMMGVPTFYVRLLADKGFNKNVARNMRLFVSGSAPLLTETFNSFKEVIGQPILERYGMSETVMLVSNPYKGNRVGGSVGLPLPGVKVRVVDENNKPCGVDEIGSIQVKGPNIFKGYWRMPEKTAEEFTKDGWFKTGDVGRWGGDANGGKAPKDYLCIVGRSKDLIISGGYNVYPKEIESFIDDMEGVDESAVIGVPHPDFGEAVMAVVVPKAGAKLDAQAMIATLKTQIANFKIPKRLEIVSDLPRNAMGKVQKNILRQQYTN
- a CDS encoding sulfite exporter TauE/SafE family protein, which produces MSIADILMLMLCGSISGFLAGLLGIGGGMILVPFMIVVFNHLGFGQNIIVHMAIATGMATILFTTTSAIWAHHKHNSIDWKLVAALSPGLVIGSLVGGSEIFEAINTSWLSLFFAIFIVYTSIQMIINKKPSAGRELPGAMGLFSFGALTGVIASLVGAGGAFITVPFMLWCNVKPHTAMASSSGLGFPIAAAATIGYMYGSWGNPHLPEGSLGFVYVPAVLCIVAVSIFTAPLGAKMARKLNVAQLKRIFGVMLFMLAAFMFNESRKAFGF